AAAATTATGCTAAAGTCATGGAAAGATGCAAAGGATCTTTAATATGTCAGTTGCTATTACTGTGTCAATGCCGGAATTAATTTGACCCACTAGTGCAGACTTGAAAGTGACCCACCTCGTTATTTCAAGCGCCCTTGGTAAGCGGCAGAAGAATCGAATCTCCCCTTTGTGCTCTTAGACTTGATTTTGGGCCTTCTCAGTAAAGTGGGATAGTCCCCCCCCATTAATTTCTAAGCCGCCGATATGGCGACTTCTTAAGCGTTAATGTTCTTATCGACCGACATCGGCTAACAATGTATAACCATGTTGGTCGATTAACCATCTTTTGTATTAAGAACATATAGGTAATTGTGTCATAAGACATTGCCTTGCGTAATGTGGTCAACTTTGTGTCAATAGACATTATTTGATAAATGACACAAAATATGAATCTTCAGTATTCCAATGAGTATGGAACAGGTCCGCCTCGCAGCTTCGGCGTCATAGGCGTATCCTTGCCAACCTATCTCCTCACATATTCCTGCGATTAAAAATACCAAGAATAAGGCCAGTATTTTCAAATATCTTGCTCTTGATCCTTTTATTAAAAGACTCCTTTAATAGTCGTTTGATGCCATCTGATCCATTATTCCTATAAACAAGGATCAAAGCCGCGATCATCGGGCAAACAAACATAAGCGCACTGATGGGAAGGTTTATGGGTATTTCTTTATGCAGAAATTGTTCAGCTACCATTCCGATCAACCAGAACGGAACTGCGAGAATGAAAACCAACATGAAAAAGATCCAGGGAGAATGATTCGAGGATTTATTACTTATGCTCATAATTTTTTATAACTCCTATATATTATCTGTTATTTAACATTTCCACATCTTGAACCATTCCAGGGGCAATAAACCGTTCTTGTTTCAATCCAAGGACTGGTCAGGATCACGGAGATAATTTTCATCTTGCGATTAACGTCCATTATCTTGATGGCCATAAATCTCTTTTTTTTCCCAAAAAAGCAGAATATTCACTTCTGCTTTTCGGATAATTTCATATGCAATATCGGGTAAGGACGGCCTGCGTTATCTGTCGGTTCCTCATTTACGATCGAAAAACCACTTTTCAAGTAGAACATTTTCGCATTCTCATTTTGTTTATTAACATCTACGGTCGTTACGCCAAAATGTTCGATTAAGGATTGTATAATTTGTTTTCCGTATCCTTTTCCGGTTTCTACGGGATCTAAAAACAGCATTTCCAAGTGATTTTTATTTGTAGCCGAAAATCCAATGAAAGAATTCTCAACGTACCAAAGTCTTATATCAAGATTAGGAAAATATAAGGGGATTTCTTTCTTGATTTCCTGCTTATCCTTGATACTTAAAAAACCGTGAGTAGCTGTTACAGATTCTTCCCAGAGTTTCAAAATGATATCATAATCAATGGTTGTTGCATTTTTGCTTTGCATATTTTACTCTCCTTTTCTATTCTATCACTCTCCTTTCCATTGCTTTTTTGATGATGGTTATCGTGTATCTCCAATCCTGATTAATTTTCATGTTTACTACACTTCTTTCATTTGTTATTTTTACAACCTGATACGCTTTACTAATGATACGAGTCTTTACCTGGAGAATGAAAACAAAATGAAATAAGAAACACCATACTAAATAAAATTATCAAGGGATTCCATCCTGATTTTAATCTACCATAGCTATTATTTAGCAAATCACGCAAGGAAATTTAATAACCGGGTTTTATTCGATACCAATCGAAGTATGGAATGCTAATTTTTTTATTGTAATCTATCATCAAACATTAATTGTATTTGAATACCGAACGGGTCTTCAATAATACCGTATGCTTTGCTAAACACATTATTAGATAAAGGAACAATGATTTTCACTCTATCATCTGTAATTAAGCTATTATAAAAACGTTCAATTTCTTCTAAGTCCGCACTTTGAATACATAATGAAGTATTATTGCCAACTGCATATTTTTCTTTGATATCCATTGTATCTTCCGCTATCATTACTTTTGTTCTTCCGATGGATAAGACGGAGTGAGAAATATAATTCTTATTTTCATCCGTAAGCTGTATTGAGCTGTCACGTTTTGCCATGTCTTGATAGGTAACAAGTAACAATTCCTCTGCATTAAAATGGTTTTTGTAAAAATTTATAGCTTCTTGTGCGTTTCCGTTCATGGATAAGAAAATAGCTACTTCTAGTGTTGCACTCATGGTATCAATCTCCTTTTATATAATGATTTCAGGTAGATATCTTATAAAATTGATATATGACCTTGAACTCATCATAATATATAAAGGTATCAAAATATGACACCTTTAATGAGGAGATTCAATATGAATAAATCAGAAAGATTAAATGACATGATAAGATACTTAAACAGTCGAGAGTTCTTTAATTTAAATGACCTAATGAATAAATACAATATTTCAAAAAGTACAGCTCTACGTGATATTAGTTCATTAGAACAATTAGGTATGCCTATTTTTTCGGAACATGGCAGACATGGACGATATGGCATCTTAAAAAATAAATTGTTATCCCCCATTAATTTTACAATTGATGAAGTGTATGCTCTGTACTTTGCAATGTTGACGTTAGAATCTTATCAATCAACACCATTTCATTTAAGTGTTACTAAGCTAAATGAAAAGTTTGGAAACTGTCTTTCTAAAAAACAAATAGAGCAGATTCACAAAATGAAAAAAGTCCTACAGTTTGAAATATATCAGCATCATAATGTTAGTCGTTTTTTAGATAAAATTCTAAAAAGCATTCTTAATGAGAGCAACTGTAAGATACAATATGTAAAAAATAATCAGACAAAAAGTTACCATGTTCAATTTTTCAAAATTTCCGCTAAGTTTGGTCAATGGTATGCTACAGGAGTAGAGTTAAATACGAATAAATATAGAGTCTTCAGATGCGATAGAATAACCTTTATAGAAGAAGAGGAAATCAAATCTCACTTTTCTATAGATGAACTTGTTAGTCGTTCATTAGAAATGTATCAATCTGAGAAGAGTATTGACTTTGAAGTAGAGATTTTAGAACAAGCAAAGGATATTTTTTATAAAGAACATTATCCTTCTATGAAAATAGAAAATGGTAATAAAACAGTCATTAAGGGATTCTATAATCTAGGAGAAGAGGAGTTTATAGCTAGCTATTTTATGAGATATGGTAATTATGTTATATCAGTGAAGCCTGAATCATTAAAACAAATTATCCAAGATAGATTAGAGAATCTCTTAGATCACTATCAAAAATTATAATCAGCATAAATCTCGAATTAAATTCCCCCTCTATCTTCAAACAGGTGAAAAATACGCATTTGCTTATATTCTAAATAAAAAAAGAGGGGTACATCCCTCTTTTTTTATGTGAACATGTGTATACCTTACTATATTTTTAAATCTAGAGTTTCTTCTAACGTGGCAGTGTCTTAAAGGCTTGTGATATATGCTTGCAGCCCTCTCTTCTTGTTCCTCTGTAAGAACATTTTTTATCGTTATCTCTTTTCTCCGTATCTCATTTAAGTAAAAAAGCTGCGGTTATCTCAGCTTCACATGCATATTGCATGGGGATTGCATGGGGCTACCTCGCTCCATGTGCTGGCAACACCAATCATGGGCTTACGAAAATCTTCGTCTTTAAATCCAACAGCCCGAAGCATAGCCCGATTCGATGCCCGATTAACCCCCTCACTGATTGCTTTGCTTCGTATTCTCAGATCTGTATTCTCTAGCATAAGCACTTAATTCCTTTCACCTGCTACATTCCATCCTTTAACAGAATGTTTATGGCGCAGATGGATTTGGTTTTTTACAAGTATTTTCATTGCATTCGGCATACGTACCAATAAAATCGAGTTGGTAATCGAATACCTGAAATCCAAACTCTTTCCTTAAATGGAGTTCTAATTCCGATAACCAATCCTCATTCACTTTCTCTATCAAACCGCACGCTTTGCAAATCAAATGAGGGGGCAGATGATCAGAATCATCGTCGCGAAGCCCAAATCGGGTCGACTTGTCGTTAAAAGTTACTTTCCGCACGATGTGCAGCTCATTTAACAGTCCCAGTGTGCGATAAACGGTAGACAATCCGATTTGGGGATATTTACTCTTGATCCGCATAAATATTTCTTCCGCGGTCAAATACCCCGAGTCTTTTTCTAACAATACCTCCAAAGTCATGGTTCGTTGCTTTGTCCATTTGTAACCATGTAGTTCCAGCTTGTGAGCGATACCATTCAACTTTTCGACCGATGTTTCTATTATACAGATGCCACCTTCCCACAAATCTCAACGTTTTTCCGAGATGTTAAAAAGCGTGCTAGCCTTTAAAAACAAGAATTGCACGCTTTTTTAAATAAGAGAGGAACTCTAAGACTTGCTGTGAATCGACGAGAGCTCTGCATGATCTGTCGACCAGATCGGTTTCACTTCCTTATTTGGTTCCAAGAACGCTTTTACGCGATTGATGGCCGCAGGGCCCTCCGTGAAGCCTCCCGCGATCAGTCCCGGCAGCTTGCCGGGATACTCGACGACATCGCCTGCCGCAAAAATGCCTAGTATGGACGTCTGCATCCATGAATCCACAATGATGCGATCCCGTTCAATTTCCAAGCCCCATTTCTTGATCCCCCCAAGATCAGGCTTCGCACCATGGAAAACAAGGATCTCATCCATATCACAAACAAAAGTGTCCTCCGTTTCAAGATGTTCAATTGTTACATGCTTGATGCGCTCATTGTCCCCGTGAATCTCCTTTAACTGGGAAGACGTCATGACACGAACGGAAGCGTTCCTCATCTTGGTTACATTGCCTTCGTGGGCACGAAATTCGCTTCTTCGATGAACAATCCCGACGGATTTGGCAATAGGTTCCAATGCGATGGCCCAATCCACTGCTGAGTCTCCGCCTCCGGATATAAGCACTCTTTTATCGCGAAATTGTTCAACATTTTCTGCTGCATAATGCAGATGGTGTCCTTCAAATTGTTTGGCGTTTGGTAGTTCTATTTTTTTAGATACAAGGGTTCCTCCCCCGATCGCTATTACAACTGTACGCGTGCTATGCACTTCCCCGATATTGCTGGTTAAACGGAATGTCCCGTCGGCAAGACGTTCCATATGTTCAATCAGCTGGGATAATACGATGACAGGTTCAAACGTACGTGCTTGCGCTTCAAGCTCTTTAATTAAATTCCCAGCCGTTATCGCCGCTATTCCGCCAATGTCATACAGGAACTTCTCTGAATAATAGGGCAGTTTCCCTCCAAGATATGGGGCCGCCTCGATCACTTTCGTCTTCAATCCCCGCATACCTGCATAAAAGGCAGCAAAGAGCCCTGTCGGACCTCCGCCGATGATCGTTACATCAAAACATGGATTCGCTCCATTTTCCATCTCTAACTCCTCCTTATGGGCCTTGAACGAGAGAATTTAAAGTTCTTCGTTCGGCTGTTCTATGATAATCATTATCATTCGTATTTGAAATAATCTCCACCTGCTGACGGATTATTTTCGGCCATGAAGGTATAATTAAGAAACCGAGGAGTCTTAGCGACATATCGAGTAGGCCCATACGCAGTTGCATGGGCCTCTCACAGAACCGTACGTGCGGGTCATCGCATACGGCTCCTCCATGATTATCCCCGCTGGGGATGTTGACCATTGTAAATATCCACCATAAAGCTCGTTTGTACTTTTATCAGTAATGGCAAACTCATATGATTTATTATTGTTAAAATTATCTTCATGTGTTTGAATCCATGATAATGCACTTTTAGTATGAAAATAGCTCTTTCGATAAGATGGGTTTTTTTTACGAAAAATTAATGATAAAAACGGTGGTAATCGGTACACAATTAAAAAAACAGAAATTATTCATCTTCTTTTTTAATTCCACTCTCTTACTTCTCTTTGAGTTTTTATATTCTGTGCTTACGATGGTGTTCCGGATCTTTTCATATATATTGACCGTGAATATAGTGGTAAGGGCATAGACAGCTCCCTCCTACGCGCTGCTTCTGGATTCATGGAGTGATCATTTCCATTGGTCCTTGACCGAAGACATAGGACCTTCCAGATTTCCCTGTTTCTTCTTCATTAACACAGGAATTGTCGTACTCACGCCGCGCCTTCCAGCGTATAGATGGTGCCGGCTTCCCTCTCTAAATGTATCAGATAAAAGATAAGATAGTCAGGGAAAAACAATTAAAATTAAAGAGTCCTGCCATATTTCTTAATAAACCGCCCAGGCCGATTAACATTAGACAATCATCAAATCGGCTATGAATATATGTTCTTCTCCTCCGACACTATTGACACAATACTCCCCTCATAAGTGACACAAATCTCCCCAACCCATATTAATTACTCATATTCAGATATCATTTGTTTTAATCCTTCATTCGCGATGACGTCATAGAAGCTGGCTGCCGGTAAATAGGCACTCTCCTGAAATTTACTCTGGTGCTTTAGCAGAAGAAAGTGTATCATAGGTACCTGTCAGTTCATTTTTTTATATCAGCCAGTGTTCACTTTTCAAAACTTTGCAAAAGGGGTTTATCATCATGACCAGACATAAATTAGGCTTCTGGATCCTGACTGCCCTCGTGGTCGGCAACATGGTCGGTTCCGGAATCTTCATGCTGCCTCGATCTCTGTCGGAAGCGGCGAGTCCTGCCGGGGTCATTCTGGCCTGGGCCGCTACAGGACTCGGTGTACTTACGTTGGCGCTTGTCTTCGGTAGCCTGGCTGTCCGCAAGCCTGAGCTCAGTGGCGGCCCGCAAATCTATGCGAAGGAGCTGTTTCGTGAAGGTTCGCACGGCTCCCTCCTGGCCGGATTTATGTCCACCTGGGGATACTGGGTCGGCAATATCGCTGGTTTTGTGGCGGTTATCACGACGTTCGCGAGCTACCTGTCCACCTTCTTCCCGGTGCTTACCAGTAACAAGGTATGGCTGACCTTCGGGAGCTTCACATTAATATCGGGCAATGCCCTGACGTTCCTCGTCTGCTCGGTACTGCTATGGGGAACGCACGCCATCTGCCTAAAAGGCATGAACAGCGCGGGGCGATTGAATTTTATCGCTACGGCGACCAAGGTCATCGGCTTTGCGATCTTCATTGTGATTGCCCTGTTTGCGTTCCAACAGAGCAATATCGGGCCATTCCTGGCTCCGCGCACCAATGACAGCGGGGAGACGCTCGGCATGCTCTCCCAGGTTAACGCGGCCGCGATTGCAACGCTGTGGGCTTTCATCGGCGTGGAATCCGCCATGGTCTTCGCCGCACGCGCCCGCCGCAAGCAGGATATCCGCCGCGCGACCATCGCAGGGCTGCTGATCTCCATCGTGCTGTATGTCGGCATCAGCATCCTGACTATGGGCCTGCTGACACAGGATCAACTTATGGCTTCCCAGAACCCGCTGGTGGACGGTATTTCCACCGTGCTGGGACCCATCGGCGGCAAGCTGCTCGCAGGCCTCGGACTGATCAGTCTGCTCGGCTCCACGATCGGCTGGGTGCTGCTTAGTGCCGAGGTACCGTTCCAGGCGTCCAAGTTGGGCGTGTTCCTGCCGTCTTTTTCCAAGGAGAATAGTAAGGGCATGCCGAAGGTATCACTCTTGATCTCTATCGCACTCGGTCAGATTTTGCTGCTGTCCACGATCTCGGGTTCCATCTCGGCGGCGTTTGATTTTATTATCTATATCGCTACGCTCGCCTTTCTGGTGCCTTATCTGATCGCATCGCTCTACCACCTCAAGCTGACCTGGACTGGCGAAACCTACTCGCTGCAGAAGGAGCGGGTGACCGAGGGGATCATTGCGGCTTTGGCCGCTATCTACTCGCTATGGGTCATCGTGGCGGGCACCACGGATCTCAAGACGTTCCTGCTTGGACTCGCGCTGATTGTGAGCGGCATCCTATTCTATCCGCTTATGCTGCGGTCATCGGAAAGTCCAAACAAAACAATGTAAGATCAGGCAGCTTTGAATTCAGGAAAGGCGCGCAGCGCCGTTTGGTCCATGAGAAAGCTACGACGGTTATGAATACATGTTCTTGTCTCTCGACACGAAACGATGTGTCACATTATATAAGTGTTCTCTTGTTCCATTTAACATTAAAATGACCCAATAGATGTACGCTCCTTCTAAAGTGCGTCATCTTATGGGTCATTTTATGAAAAGCAATTGTATTACTTTATGTAGCAATAACTATTAACGATTATTCTGGATACCACCATTCAACAGCTACATTCACCGTTATTATTCTGTACTGTCAAAGAAACAACTGGGAAATCGATCGTTCTCCAAGCAGCCAGACCACCGCAAAGCTCTTTAGCCTTATACCCATTTCTTAATAGGATAATGGAAGCTTTCGCAGCAGTATTACATCAAACATATGAAATGTAAAAAATGCTTATACCCCTATGTTTAAAATCCCATAATGAATAAGATCTTCAAATTTATTTTCTTTATAGATATGTTGTAATAAAACACCTTCTTTCACCATTCCAGATTTTTGCATAACCCGTCCAGAGCCAGGATTTGAAGCAAAGTATCTCGCATATACTTTGTGATAATGCTTTTCTGAAAAAGCGAACTCAATGATAGCTTTTGTTGCTTCAGTTGCATATCCTTTACCCCAATTTTCCTCACCTATCCAATATCCAAGTTCGCCATTTCTGTGTGTTTAATTATTTGTAAGTCCTATAGCTCCATAAAGCTCGTTTGTACTTTTATCAGTAATGGCAAACTCATATGATTTATTATTGTTAAAATTATCTTCATGTGCTTGAATCCATGATAATGCACAATCAATGGGGTATGGATAAGGTAGAGTCAATGTACTTTTGTAGACATTATAATTATTGCAGAGCTCACAGACACGCCCAGCATCAGATAATTCAAATGGTCTTAAAATCAATCTTTCGGTAGTAATTGTTCTTTTTTCTTGATTGTACATTGTTTTACCTCCGTTGAAGTTAATATAAATTATTTTTGCATTATCCCCCCACTGTTAAGCAGTTGTTCTCTATCAAAAAAAGAACTTCCCGTCGAATAAACGAGTGTTCTTGATATAATGTGTCACATATTATAAAAGTATAATAATGGAAATATTTCGTCAACTGTTTTGGTAACTAAATATTATATAGTATTTTGTACATGTGTCTATATTTTAAATAAACCCCCTAAATATACTTCTTTTCATTTAGTGTCATACACCTTTTACTTATTCTTTTCCTTCTCTAAAAAATAAGTTATCAAAAGAACAAAAAGAACTCGATTGGACGAGTTCTAAGTTGGCGTAATCGTAATGAACTAAAATAATGAGAGAAAAGAGTATACCCAAAATAATTTTCAAATACTTAACCTGATTCCAGTTAGGATTCCTTGTGTCCACCTCGTTTGTCAATATTTTAAAAACGCCGAAGAAACCTTCAGTATTTGCTGAAGGATTGGATCTTATACTAATCCTTGTATTGGTTACGCCTGTTTTGTTTCGCCACCAATAGAATCAGTATTAATGGTTCAGCATGATTAAATTGTCTGTTTGGATATCGCTCCAAAATATTCTACAACGACCTCACGGAATTCCAGAGCAGCCCGCGAAATGTACCGACTCCTGTGCCATAATAAAGCTATCTCCCGTACCAATTCGTGATTCTCTACTTGGAGATATTTGATATCTTCCCGTGAATTTCTTGCCGTGCTTGGTATGAAGGCTATGCCAATTTCGGCTTCTACAAGAGTACTAAGCCTTGCAGGTTCATCCCCCTCATACACATATTTAGGTACAAATCCAACCGATTTGCATACAGAGTCAATTAAATCGCGAGTACCGTAGCCTCTCTTTACACCGACAAACCATTCATCCCTTAGCTCTGTCAAGGATACGCTGCTTCGATCTGCCAGCGAATGCCCCTTTGGAACGGCTACAAGGATTGGGTCGATAAACACGATTTGACATTCGATGTTGTCCCCTTCTATAGGAGGTGAGGACAAGCAATAATCAACCTCTCCTCTATCAAGAAGCGTAACCATTTCCTGCGTGGTCAGCATTTGCACATGAAATTGAATATCGGGTCGCTTTTTCCGAAACTCTCGAAGGATATTTGGTAATGTGCTAGCGGTGGTCACCGCTAATTCGAGTGTGTTATGTTCCGGGCTGGATAAATCGCTAAGCTCCTGCTTCCCCTGTTCCAATTCAAACAAAGCCCTTTCTGCACGGCGAAGGAATCTGCTTCCGAACTCATTCAATCGCAGCTTTCTCCCTACTCGATCGAATAAAGGGACCCCTAGATCCTCCTCCAAGCGTTGAATCGTTTTGCTTAGTGACGATTGAGTAACGTGCAGATTTCGTGCAGCTTCGGTCACATGTTCCAAACGAGCTACCGCGAGAAAATATTGCAGTTGAAGAAGTTCCATTTCGCACCCTCCATTCATTCCCTCAAGTCAATGAGATCATAACATAAAATGCGTTGGAATGAATAATCGATTTCAAGTACGATGACATTAATACGATTTGGGGGGATTCAAAATGAGTGTTCGCAGCAGGTGGTTAATGATTTCAGTTGGTCTAGGGATACTATTGAACCCTTTAAATTCTTCGATGGTTTCTGTTGCTATTCCAAGACTGCAAAATGTGTTCCAACTAGATTTTACAGGTGTTTCCTGGATTATTTTTTCTTTCTACATTGCAAGTAGCATCGCTCAACCTGTCATGGGAAAGGCCAGCGATTTATTCGGTCGTAGGAAGATATTTCTTACCGGGCTTGTTGTAGCCTTCATTGCATCATTATTAGCTCCATTATCACCAAACTTCGCGTGGCTCATCGTGTTCCGCATTGTGCAAGCCATCGGAACAAGTATGATGGTTGCGGTTGGAATGGCCATTGTGCGAATTCATATAACGGAGAAACAAGCGACTGCGCTGTCTGTTTTGTCCATATTCCTATCCGGAGCGGCAGCAATTGGACCCTTTATTGGCGGGGTCATAATTCACTGGTGGGGCTGGCCTGCTATCTTTT
The nucleotide sequence above comes from Paenibacillus sp. IHBB 10380. Encoded proteins:
- a CDS encoding GNAT family N-acetyltransferase yields the protein MQSKNATTIDYDIILKLWEESVTATHGFLSIKDKQEIKKEIPLYFPNLDIRLWYVENSFIGFSATNKNHLEMLFLDPVETGKGYGKQIIQSLIEHFGVTTVDVNKQNENAKMFYLKSGFSIVNEEPTDNAGRPYPILHMKLSEKQK
- a CDS encoding LysR family transcriptional regulator, which produces MELLQLQYFLAVARLEHVTEAARNLHVTQSSLSKTIQRLEEDLGVPLFDRVGRKLRLNEFGSRFLRRAERALFELEQGKQELSDLSSPEHNTLELAVTTASTLPNILREFRKKRPDIQFHVQMLTTQEMVTLLDRGEVDYCLSSPPIEGDNIECQIVFIDPILVAVPKGHSLADRSSVSLTELRDEWFVGVKRGYGTRDLIDSVCKSVGFVPKYVYEGDEPARLSTLVEAEIGIAFIPSTARNSREDIKYLQVENHELVREIALLWHRSRYISRAALEFREVVVEYFGAISKQTI
- a CDS encoding amino acid permease; translated protein: MTRHKLGFWILTALVVGNMVGSGIFMLPRSLSEAASPAGVILAWAATGLGVLTLALVFGSLAVRKPELSGGPQIYAKELFREGSHGSLLAGFMSTWGYWVGNIAGFVAVITTFASYLSTFFPVLTSNKVWLTFGSFTLISGNALTFLVCSVLLWGTHAICLKGMNSAGRLNFIATATKVIGFAIFIVIALFAFQQSNIGPFLAPRTNDSGETLGMLSQVNAAAIATLWAFIGVESAMVFAARARRKQDIRRATIAGLLISIVLYVGISILTMGLLTQDQLMASQNPLVDGISTVLGPIGGKLLAGLGLISLLGSTIGWVLLSAEVPFQASKLGVFLPSFSKENSKGMPKVSLLISIALGQILLLSTISGSISAAFDFIIYIATLAFLVPYLIASLYHLKLTWTGETYSLQKERVTEGIIAALAAIYSLWVIVAGTTDLKTFLLGLALIVSGILFYPLMLRSSESPNKTM
- a CDS encoding Fur family transcriptional regulator, whose product is MWEGGICIIETSVEKLNGIAHKLELHGYKWTKQRTMTLEVLLEKDSGYLTAEEIFMRIKSKYPQIGLSTVYRTLGLLNELHIVRKVTFNDKSTRFGLRDDDSDHLPPHLICKACGLIEKVNEDWLSELELHLRKEFGFQVFDYQLDFIGTYAECNENTCKKPNPSAP
- a CDS encoding helix-turn-helix transcriptional regulator, whose product is MNKSERLNDMIRYLNSREFFNLNDLMNKYNISKSTALRDISSLEQLGMPIFSEHGRHGRYGILKNKLLSPINFTIDEVYALYFAMLTLESYQSTPFHLSVTKLNEKFGNCLSKKQIEQIHKMKKVLQFEIYQHHNVSRFLDKILKSILNESNCKIQYVKNNQTKSYHVQFFKISAKFGQWYATGVELNTNKYRVFRCDRITFIEEEEIKSHFSIDELVSRSLEMYQSEKSIDFEVEILEQAKDIFYKEHYPSMKIENGNKTVIKGFYNLGEEEFIASYFMRYGNYVISVKPESLKQIIQDRLENLLDHYQKL
- a CDS encoding VOC family protein, with amino-acid sequence MSATLEVAIFLSMNGNAQEAINFYKNHFNAEELLLVTYQDMAKRDSSIQLTDENKNYISHSVLSIGRTKVMIAEDTMDIKEKYAVGNNTSLCIQSADLEEIERFYNSLITDDRVKIIVPLSNNVFSKAYGIIEDPFGIQIQLMFDDRLQ
- a CDS encoding NAD(P)/FAD-dependent oxidoreductase, producing the protein MENGANPCFDVTIIGGGPTGLFAAFYAGMRGLKTKVIEAAPYLGGKLPYYSEKFLYDIGGIAAITAGNLIKELEAQARTFEPVIVLSQLIEHMERLADGTFRLTSNIGEVHSTRTVVIAIGGGTLVSKKIELPNAKQFEGHHLHYAAENVEQFRDKRVLISGGGDSAVDWAIALEPIAKSVGIVHRRSEFRAHEGNVTKMRNASVRVMTSSQLKEIHGDNERIKHVTIEHLETEDTFVCDMDEILVFHGAKPDLGGIKKWGLEIERDRIIVDSWMQTSILGIFAAGDVVEYPGKLPGLIAGGFTEGPAAINRVKAFLEPNKEVKPIWSTDHAELSSIHSKS